TCGTCGGCCGTGTCGAGGTTCGTCGTCGGTCCGGCCGCGCGTCGCCGGTCGACCGGAGCCGTGCACGCTTCGATTACGCCTGTTCGGGGTCGGCCGTCTCGCCGCTGAATCCCGGCAGACTGCCGCCGGTCGCGATCCGGAGGCTGGCCCAGATGAGCAGGACGTTCACTAACGTGATCGCGACGTACAGTTCGGCTCGGTCAGCGATGAACACCGCGGCGGGGACGAGCCCGCCGAGCACGAGGAGAACCGCTTTCTGGATGGAGAAGTTCATGGCGTAACCAACGGTCGCACGAACATATATAAGATCCGTGTTTTCAGGCTCCGAGAACGGGTGTGAATTATATGCCTCCGACCGAATAACGACCTCTATGGGAAGCAACGAGACCGCGCACGCGTCGTCGGAGGACGTGGGCGGAGACACAGAAGAGTTCGACCCGATCGGGACGCTCACGTTGATCGCGATATACTTCGCGATCCTCGTACTCGCGTGGGTGTACATCTACTACATCGAGTTCCTCGGCCGGGATCTGGTCGTCGTGGGGTAATATCGAGATGCACATTCACGCATACGAAAAACTCTGGCTCGCCGCATCGATTCTGCTCATCCTGCTGCTCATCGGTTCGGTCACGTACGGCGCCGTCGGTCCGGGCGTGGCGATGGTCGCCGACAGCGAGCAGCCGATCGACGCCGGCGGGCTCGACGAGGACGAGCGCTTCTCCGAGCCGCGCGTCGAACAGGTCGGTGAGAATCACTACGCCGCGTACGTCGTCGCCTACCAGTTCGGATTCGAGCCGAATCCGATCGTCGTCCCCGAAGATAGCACGGTGACGTTCTACGTCACCTCTCGGGACGTGATCCACGGCTTCGAGGTCGCCGGGACGAACGCGAACACGATGGTGGTCCCCGGCGAGGTCGCCGAGATCACCGTCGAAGTCGACGGGGAACAGGAGTACGGACTCCTCTGTAACGAGTACTGCGGCGCCGGCCACCACGTCATGGAAGGGAAA
This genomic window from Halorubrum sp. PV6 contains:
- a CDS encoding cytochrome c oxidase subunit II, yielding MHIHAYEKLWLAASILLILLLIGSVTYGAVGPGVAMVADSEQPIDAGGLDEDERFSEPRVEQVGENHYAAYVVAYQFGFEPNPIVVPEDSTVTFYVTSRDVIHGFEVAGTNANTMVVPGEVAEITVEVDGEQEYGLLCNEYCGAGHHVMEGKVNVVSQSEFESRNSGGEDA